In Blastococcus saxobsidens DD2, the genomic stretch TCGTACCGGGAGGGTTTCTCGCGCTCGGGCATGGAGGCGGCTGCGTGCGGCCTGCCCATGGTGCTCAGCGACATCCGCGGCTGCCGCGAGGTGGGCGACCACGAGAGGCACCTGCTGCTGGTCCCACCTCGGGACGCCGACGCGCTGACAGGTGCCATCGCACGGCTGCTCGACGACGCGGCGCTGCGCGCCCGGCTGGGTGCGGCGGCGGGGGAGCGGGCCCGGGCAGAGTTCGACCAGGTGGGGATCGCAGCGGAGTCGCTGCGGACGTACGCCGCGGTGGCCCGCCGCCGCGGTCTCGGATGGGCCGAGCAGTGACCGTCACCGCTCGGCCGTACCGGGGCGGGGAAAGCGCTCGGCGCGCCGTGGACCTCGCGCTCGCGACGGTCGCAGGGGTCGTGCTCGGCCCGGTGGCGGTAGCGGCGGCCGTCCTCGTCCGCTGGCGGATGGGGCCGCCGGTGCTGTTCCGACAGCAGCGCAGCGGGCTGCACGGGGCCGAGTTCTCGATCCTCAAGCTCCGCACCATGCGGGCGGAGGACTACCCGGGTGAGCCGGACCCCGATCGCCTGACCACAGTGGGTAACGTACTGCGGACGACGAGCCTCGACGAATTGCCCCAGCTGTGGAACGTGCTCCGCGGCGACATGGCGCTCATCGGGCCGCGACCCACGCTCCCCGAGCAGGTCGAGCGCTACAGCGATCGTCAGCGGGGTCGGCTCGCCGTCCGTCCTGGTCTCACGGGCTGGGCGCAGGTCCTGGCCCGCAATAGCATCAGCTGGCCAGAGCGCATCGAGCTCGACCTCTGGTATGTCGAGCACCGCAGCTGGTCACTGGATGCGCGCATCCTGCTGCTCACGGCGTGGCGCTTGCTGCGTCCGAGCGGCGTGACCGCGGTCGGCGGGATCAATCCGGGATTTCCGCTGCCGGAGGACCTGATCGGTCTGCCGACGTGTCAGTACTCACGCGAGGCCTAACTTCACCTCAAGCGCATTGCAGTACGTAAGCCCATGGTGGACCGGTGGGTCAGCGGAGCCGCTCCGGTCTGTCCCGTCACCGCCCCGCGACGACGAGGCGAGCGTCCCGCAGGAGCACTCGAACCGTGGCTCGTGCGACCAGGAAGCCACCCCCCAGGTAGCTGGTCGCGCCGACGAGCACAAGAACGACTAATTCCACGGCCGTGGGCGTGCTGGACGGCAGCAGGACGTCGCAGGTGATCACAGCGGCACTCATCAGCACTGACAGCCCGATGTACGTCGCGACCGGCCGGGCCACGAGACGCCATCCGAGCAGCAGGTGCCTGCTCACGAGAATTTCCTGGAGACAGACGGTCGTCAGGGATGCAGTAACGACGGCGCCGGCTACTGCGACGATGTCTCCCCACACGGCTACGGCGATCGTTGCGCCGACGACTGTCGCGCCGGCGCGGAACCCGAGCACGAGAACGTGGCGTCGAACTGAGCGCTGGGCCACCGAGACGATGTTGACCGATGTCGTGTAGAGATCAATCAGGGCACCGAGAGCGAGAATTCGCAGCGGGTCCACTGCGCCGGACCATGACGCACCGAAGAAGAGGAGGATCAAAGGCTCCGCGCAGAGGCTGATACCGACGAACACGGGCATTCCCAAGCCGAGCAGCACCGGCAGCGTCTTATGCCAGAGCTGGGCAGTGCTACGCAGGTCGCCGGCTCGCATATAGGTCGGCAGCATGACTTGACGGACGACGTCCGTGATCCGTAGGCGGATGATGTTCGGAAGGACGTAGGCCACGTAGTAGACCCCGAGCGCAGGTCCGCCGATGCCGGCACTCACAAGCCAGTAGTCGGCGTTCTTCTGGACATAGGAGAACGCCATGCCCAGTGTCAGCCCTGACGTGAAAGACAGGTCGCGACGGATCAGCCCCATCGAGATGCGCGTGTCAGGCAGCCAGCGCGCGGCAGTAATGGAGACGGCGAAGCCCGCGGCCGCCCCGCAGACGTTCCCGATGATGACCGCCCACGCTCCGAGGCCGGCGAATGCCAAGACGACCTCGAGAACCAGGTATGTGAGGGATCCGGCGAGCAGGGCCGCATTCATCCTCGTGAACTTGCGGCTTCGCTGCAGCAGTGCCTGAGGAACCAGTTGCATGAGACCGAACAAGAAGGAGAAGGACAACACAGCCAGGTACGGACCGGCGTCGGGCTGGCCCAGCAACGACGCGAGCGGTCGTGCGGCGAGGGTCATCACCAAGACGGCCGCCACGCCGGT encodes the following:
- a CDS encoding sugar transferase encodes the protein MTVTARPYRGGESARRAVDLALATVAGVVLGPVAVAAAVLVRWRMGPPVLFRQQRSGLHGAEFSILKLRTMRAEDYPGEPDPDRLTTVGNVLRTTSLDELPQLWNVLRGDMALIGPRPTLPEQVERYSDRQRGRLAVRPGLTGWAQVLARNSISWPERIELDLWYVEHRSWSLDARILLLTAWRLLRPSGVTAVGGINPGFPLPEDLIGLPTCQYSREA
- a CDS encoding oligosaccharide flippase family protein — its product is MSASSDSDRSAPTTTGQVARRGARTTLVAHTIVQLGSLAATVILARLLTTGEFGIVALAQSLLGLLSLLSLSGINAAIVTRTDGLRTAASSYFWLCAGTGVAAVLVMTLAARPLASLLGQPDAGPYLAVLSFSFLFGLMQLVPQALLQRSRKFTRMNAALLAGSLTYLVLEVVLAFAGLGAWAVIIGNVCGAAAGFAVSITAARWLPDTRISMGLIRRDLSFTSGLTLGMAFSYVQKNADYWLVSAGIGGPALGVYYVAYVLPNIIRLRITDVVRQVMLPTYMRAGDLRSTAQLWHKTLPVLLGLGMPVFVGISLCAEPLILLFFGASWSGAVDPLRILALGALIDLYTTSVNIVSVAQRSVRRHVLVLGFRAGATVVGATIAVAVWGDIVAVAGAVVTASLTTVCLQEILVSRHLLLGWRLVARPVATYIGLSVLMSAAVITCDVLLPSSTPTAVELVVLVLVGATSYLGGGFLVARATVRVLLRDARLVVAGR